One Brassica napus cultivar Da-Ae chromosome A1, Da-Ae, whole genome shotgun sequence genomic region harbors:
- the LOC106451264 gene encoding translation initiation factor eIF-2B subunit beta-like isoform X1 produces the protein MPDVQSMVLEFVNKLRKRKIEGSQATARCTVELLRSVISHHRVPHANQASALIDAVKAVGAQLVAANPVELAVGNVVRRVLHIIREEDLSLATAAVAGLDLLDASDDDEDVNGKGIGYPGMSAAVVAAAARSTLRPPSLQTLLEGTPESATVPYTSSSGADSESKSKSADKSSITRKLKHDVIEGVNQLIHEIAGCHEQIAEQAVEHIHQNEVILTLGSSRTVLEFLCAAKEKKRSFRVFVAEGAPRYQGHLLAKELVARGLQTTVITDSAVFAMISRVNMVIIGAHAVMANGGVIGPVGVNMAALAAKKHAVPFVVLAGSHKLCPLYPHNPEVLLNELRSPSELLDFGEFSDCLDFGTGSGSPLLQVVNPTFDYVPPSLVSLFITDTGGHNPSYMYRLIADYYSADDLVM, from the exons ATGCCAGACGTGCAATCGATGGTGCTTGAGTTTGTTAACAAGCTCAGGAAACG TAAGATTGAGGGCTCACAAGCTACAGCGAGATGCACCGTGGAGCTTCTTAGGTCGGTGATCTCTCATCATCGGGTGCCTCATGCAAACCAAGCTTCAGCTCTTATTGATGCTGTGAAAGCCGTTGGTGCGCAACTGGTCGCTGCTAATCCTGTTG AGCTTGCGGTGGGGAATGTAGTGAGGCGGGTTTTGCATATAATAAGGGAGGAGGATCTGTCTCTTGCTACAGCAGCTGTGGCGGGGTTGGATTTGTTGGATGCGAGTGATGACGATGAGGATGTTAATGGGAAAGGGATTGGGTATCCTGGGATGTCTGCGgctgttgttgctgctgctgctagaAGTACGTTGCGTCCTCCTTCTTTGCAGACGCTTCTCGAGGGAACTCCTGAGTCTGCGACGGTTCCGTACACTTCTTCGTCCGGTGCTGATTCCGAAAGCAAAAGTAAAT CTGCCGACAAAAGTTCAATAACTCGGAAGCTGAAGCATGATGTTATAGAAGGAGTCAATCAACTTATCCACGAGATTGCTGGTTGTCATGAGCAGATCGCTGAGCAAGCTGTAGAACACATACATCAAAA tGAGGTGATTCTAACCCTGGGTAGCTCAAGAACGGTACTCGAGTTTCTATGTGCTGCAAAGGAGAAGAAAAGATCATTTCGTGTATTTGTCGCCGAAGGTGCTCCAAG GTATCAGGGACACCTATTAGCAAAAGAATTGGTAGCTAGAGGTCTGCAGACCACTGTGATCACTGACTCTGCAGTGTTTGCTATGATATCTCGAGTGAACATG GTTATAATTGGAGCTCATGCAGTGATGGCTAATGGCGGAGTTATAGGACCTGTTGGAGTCAACATGGCTGCCTTGGCGGCAAAAAAGCACGCAGTCCCATTTGTGGTTCTAGCCGGTAGTCACAAG CTATGTCCACTCTATCCTCACAATCCGGAGGTGTTACTAAACGAGCTGAGATCTCCTTCTGAACTTTTGGATTTTGGCGAATTCTCTGATTGCCTGGATTTTGGAACCGGTTCCGGGTCTCCCCTTCTTCAAGTAGTCAACCCAACATTCGATTACGTCCCACCAAGCCTCGTCAGTCTCTTTATAACCGACAC GGGAGGACACAACCCGTCTTACATGTACCGTCTTATTGCTGACTACTACTCCGCTGATGATTTGGTGATGTAG
- the LOC106451264 gene encoding translation initiation factor eIF-2B subunit beta-like isoform X2, whose product MPDVQSMVLEFVNKLRKRKIEGSQATARCTVELLRSVISHHRVPHANQASALIDAVKAVGAQLVAANPVELAVGNVVRRVLHIIREEDLSLATAAVAGLDLLDASDDDEDVNGKGIGYPGMSAAVVAAAARSTLRPPSLQTLLEGTPESATVPYTSSSGADSESKTADKSSITRKLKHDVIEGVNQLIHEIAGCHEQIAEQAVEHIHQNEVILTLGSSRTVLEFLCAAKEKKRSFRVFVAEGAPRYQGHLLAKELVARGLQTTVITDSAVFAMISRVNMVIIGAHAVMANGGVIGPVGVNMAALAAKKHAVPFVVLAGSHKLCPLYPHNPEVLLNELRSPSELLDFGEFSDCLDFGTGSGSPLLQVVNPTFDYVPPSLVSLFITDTGGHNPSYMYRLIADYYSADDLVM is encoded by the exons ATGCCAGACGTGCAATCGATGGTGCTTGAGTTTGTTAACAAGCTCAGGAAACG TAAGATTGAGGGCTCACAAGCTACAGCGAGATGCACCGTGGAGCTTCTTAGGTCGGTGATCTCTCATCATCGGGTGCCTCATGCAAACCAAGCTTCAGCTCTTATTGATGCTGTGAAAGCCGTTGGTGCGCAACTGGTCGCTGCTAATCCTGTTG AGCTTGCGGTGGGGAATGTAGTGAGGCGGGTTTTGCATATAATAAGGGAGGAGGATCTGTCTCTTGCTACAGCAGCTGTGGCGGGGTTGGATTTGTTGGATGCGAGTGATGACGATGAGGATGTTAATGGGAAAGGGATTGGGTATCCTGGGATGTCTGCGgctgttgttgctgctgctgctagaAGTACGTTGCGTCCTCCTTCTTTGCAGACGCTTCTCGAGGGAACTCCTGAGTCTGCGACGGTTCCGTACACTTCTTCGTCCGGTGCTGATTCCGAAAGCAAAA CTGCCGACAAAAGTTCAATAACTCGGAAGCTGAAGCATGATGTTATAGAAGGAGTCAATCAACTTATCCACGAGATTGCTGGTTGTCATGAGCAGATCGCTGAGCAAGCTGTAGAACACATACATCAAAA tGAGGTGATTCTAACCCTGGGTAGCTCAAGAACGGTACTCGAGTTTCTATGTGCTGCAAAGGAGAAGAAAAGATCATTTCGTGTATTTGTCGCCGAAGGTGCTCCAAG GTATCAGGGACACCTATTAGCAAAAGAATTGGTAGCTAGAGGTCTGCAGACCACTGTGATCACTGACTCTGCAGTGTTTGCTATGATATCTCGAGTGAACATG GTTATAATTGGAGCTCATGCAGTGATGGCTAATGGCGGAGTTATAGGACCTGTTGGAGTCAACATGGCTGCCTTGGCGGCAAAAAAGCACGCAGTCCCATTTGTGGTTCTAGCCGGTAGTCACAAG CTATGTCCACTCTATCCTCACAATCCGGAGGTGTTACTAAACGAGCTGAGATCTCCTTCTGAACTTTTGGATTTTGGCGAATTCTCTGATTGCCTGGATTTTGGAACCGGTTCCGGGTCTCCCCTTCTTCAAGTAGTCAACCCAACATTCGATTACGTCCCACCAAGCCTCGTCAGTCTCTTTATAACCGACAC GGGAGGACACAACCCGTCTTACATGTACCGTCTTATTGCTGACTACTACTCCGCTGATGATTTGGTGATGTAG